The genomic DNA TTCAATAGCAGATATGGATTAAAATATCTATTTAAATTTATAATTTGGAAGTAATAATGAAGCAAAAAGTTTCAATAATAATCCTTAACTGGAATGGATGGGAAGATACAATAGAATGTCTTGAATCACTTTATCAAGTAGACTATCCTGATTATGATGTGATTGTAGTTGATAATGGTTCTCAAATTGAGTCTGTTGAAATGTTAAAGAAATATGCATCAGGAGACCTTTCAGTTGAATCAGATTTTTTTGTTTATAATGAATTTAACAAACCTATTAACATCTTTGAATATACTGCCAAGGGATTAAAATCATTGCAAATAATTAATGAAAATTATAATAATTTAAATTCAAATAATAAGCTTATATTAATTAAAAATGAAATTAATTCTGGCTTTTCTGAAGGCAATAATATTGGTATAAAGTTTTCGTTGCAATTTTTAAATTCGGATTATATTCTGCTTCTAAATAATGATACAGTGGTTGATAAGAATTTCTTAAATGAACTTGTAAAATTTGCAGATACCGACCATAAAGCGGGTATTGTAGGGCCAATGGTTAATTACTATGATAAACCGGATAAAACTGCTTATATTGGGCATAATGTAAATTTATGCAATGGTAGAATATCAGATCCTCCAATAATTGATGTAAACAATCCCAAATCCGTGCAGATCGATTATGTTGTTGGTTGTGGATTGCTTATAAAGAGAAGAGTTATTGATGATATTGGATTACTTGATCCAAATTATTTTTTATATTATGAAGATGCTGACTGGTGTTTAAGAGCTAAGAAACATGGCTATGACATATTTTACGTGCCAAAATCTAAAATATGGCATAAAATACCTTCAGAAGAGATAAGATCTTTGAGTTCATATTATTATGGGAATAGAAACTCTTTTTTATTGATAAAAAAGAATAGGGATTCTTTTAATTTATTTTGTTATATCCAATTATTTATCAATAAACTCATTTTTGCACTTTATTTAATGGTTAAGGGCAAAAGTAATGCATCTAATATGGTAATGCATGCAGTTTATGATGCAATTAGAGATGATTATGGATATAAAAAACTGGAATAGAAATAGAATTTAATGGTTTTATTGGTTTTAAATATTATATTATAGTTCAATCTCTTTTACAAAGAATCGTATACTTCCTGGGTTTCTTTGGCAGCATTGTCCCATGTGAATATTTTAGATCTTTTAAGTCCCTTTTCTGTTAATTTTTGGGTCAAATCATCCTGTGTAAGGACATTGTACATATTTAATTCCAGGGCATTATCATCATTTGGATCTACCATTATTCCTGCGTCATCAACAACTTCCGGTAGGGAGCTGGTATTTGAGGTTATTACGGGCGTACCGCATGCCATGGCTTCAAGAGGAGGCAAACCAAATCCAGCATATAAACATGGATAAACAAGAAGGTCTGATGCATTGTACCACTTGGGTAGTTCTTCTTCTGATACATATCCAAGAAATATAACATTATTTTGAAGATCCAACTCTCTTATTGTATTTAACAACTGTTTTCTAGCCCCGTAGCTTTGAGGATCACCTATTTTTAACAGTTTGATACCTGGTAATTTCTTTTTAAGTTTTGCTAGTGATCTTAACAGGAAGTTCAGATTCTGTCTTGGTGTTTCAGAACCGACATAGAGTATGAATTTCTGATCCTTTGGAATGTTGTGTTGTATTAGAATATCTTTATTCCTTTTTTTATGGTAGAGATCATGGTCAACTGCAGCACTCACAATATGTATCCTCTCTTTAGGATAGTTCAAATATTTAATAATTTCATCTTTGGAAAATTCTGAAATTGTCATAATCCGATCTGCTTTTTTTAATCCTGACATATTACTTTTCCATAATCTTGAATGATTCTTTTCAAAGGCCCATGGAATTAGGTCATAACACGTTACAACAGATCTGTTCGTTTTAATTGAATTTAACAGATATGCATTTTCCTGAGAGGTGATATGTTTAATATTCTGCTTTTTTATATTATTTTGGACCTTGATTTTGTATCTGTAACGGTCAATGTTTTTAAGAGTTGTTCTGCCAATTTCAACAAAGAAATTTTTTAGTTTTGAATCTTCATGAGTTTGAGTATCTGGTTTATTCTCTAAATTTGATTTTAATGGATGACTATATCTTTTTTCAAGGTTATGCATAATAGATTCGTATTCAATGATATTCAATTTAACATCAAGCCTTTTATGTATCTCTATTTGATATTTAGACATTCCAAATATCTTATCAGTCTTTGGTCCGTTAATATAATCTATTTGCATTAAAATTTCACCTTTAAATGTTGATACAATAAGAATTATTTATTACTTTACCATACATCAAAAGTATTGATGGATAGTTCTCTACCAATTTTGAAGTATACTCCTATACAGCTCTTCAGTTTCCTTTGCAATTTTATCCCAACTGTAATTATCTACCATTTCCCTTCCTTTATTTCCAAAGTTTTTCCTTATATCTTCATTTTTTAGTAGATATGTCAAAGCATCTGCAAGGTTTTGAACATTGCATGGTTTTGCAAGTAAACCATTTTCTCCATGCTTTACAATGTCGGGTATACCTCCAAGATCAGAGGCAACAATTGGAATACCTGCTGCCATGGCCTCTAAATTTACAATACCAAAAGATTCGGCCATTGTTGTTGATGGTAAACAGAATATATCAGCTGATTTATAATACAATGGCTTTTTTTCATCTTCAACAAATCCTGTGAAAACCACATTGTTTTCAACACCCAATTTTTTAGCCAAGTCACTGAGATAATCAAACATTTGGCCTCTGCCTGCAAAAATTAGTTTAGTATTTGGAAATTCCTTTTTAACGGTTTTAAAAGCTTTTAATAATATATCCGGACCTTTATATTGGACTAAACTTCCGAAAAAGAGAATTATATTGTCCTCCAATGGTAGTCCTAAGTTAATCCTTGATTCTTCCCTTGTGTAGGGGGTTGTTACCTCTGGTATATTGATTCCATTGGGTATTACTACTATTTTATCCTTATATTTCCTTAAAAAGGGTGATTCATTGGCATATGCTTTAGTGGTAGCAATTATAACCTCTGCAGAGCCCAATACTTTGTTAATAAATAATTTATTGTAAATAGATACTCCTGTATTGCGCATGAAACTACCGCCTGTTTCCTGCCCATCAAACTGATATGTTAATAGAAATGGTACCTTTTTCCGTTTGGCATACAGCAGTGCAGGAAGATCAGAATAGGGAATTGGTGAATGTGCATGTACAATATCTAAATCATACTTTAATGGTTTATAAATTAATTTAAAAGAAGCATTGGCACTTGCAATTTTGAAACTGGTTGCATTGCGATGTATTTTCATGTTTGGATAAATCTCTAATGAATCAATAGAATCAATTGATGTTGTAAAAACATCAACTGAATTACCCCTATTTGCCATATTAACAGCCAAATTATATGCTGCTATTTCTGTACCTCCATGAGCATACTTTTTAATATAATCTGGAGTATTAACCAAGTTAACATATGGAAAATGTCCAATGAAATATCCTATTTTCATGTTAAGACCCTATTATTATGAATAATATTGAATTATATCTATATTATAAATCATGACCAGATTTTGTTGTAAATAAAAGAGATTATTATTTTATATTGTTTTTTAAATCTGAATCATCTTCAATATCTTGCTTATCATCAGTTTTAATATTATTTTGTTGAATAGCTAATTCTCTCACAAGATCTGTTAATTCTTCTTCAATTGTTTCGATCTTATTGTACATTTTGAATATCAAATAGAAACTTAGGAGTAAGCCTAGTATCAGTGCAAAATCCAGTCCTCTGCCTATACCTGTATATATTGCAAAATAATTTGTTGTGTTAGGGTATATTGAAATGAAAATGATGACCAACCATATAATAATCCATGCAAAAAGCATGCCTAAAGACATTTTTCCATCTCTAAACCTTAAAATACTCAGAACCATGGCTAATATTCCAAGAAAAATTGCAATTATCTGGTATATTTCTATCATTTTTTTTAAATCCCTGGTGGATATTTATTATATTATCCATTTTTTTTATTTATTAATTCGTATTCCATTATTTAATGAATAAGTTAGTTTTATTAAATTTATTTTTATTTTAATATGTTTATTATAAGTTTTACAAGTATTTTTAGACCTTCATCAGTGTTTGTGCCCTTGGTCATTGAATACTCGGTATATATGGTTTTTATTGGTACTTCTATTAATCTTAAATTATGACGTTTAACTTCGCCAATTATTTCAGATGAAACCCCATAATCTCTTGCATTTATTATTATTGTTTCAGCTGCTTTCCTGTTAAATGCTCTGAGTCCAGATTGTGAATCATTGACATTTATACCATAGAATATAAGGGTTATTAAATTCATTACCCTGTTTCCAAATTTTTTGGAAGAAGGCATCTCCTTAAAATCTCTTATGCCCACAGTAACATCAGCTTCATCATTAATTACAGGTTTTGAAACTTTTAATATGTCATTTGGATCGTGTTGACCATCTGCATCAAAAGTTACAATTACATCGGCATCTTCCATTAAAGAAGCTTCTATTCCTGTTTTTAAAGCAGCACCTAAACCCCTGTTTAGGAGATGTTTGCAGATCAATCCTTTATTATATTTTTTAATGATATTGCTAGCTATATTGTAGGTATCATCTTTAGAACCATCATCAACCACTACAAATTCAAATCCCATCTCAATGAGATCTATAATGACCTTTGTTATGGTTTTTTCCTCATTGTAGGCCGGTACAACAACAAATATTTTCATTGAAACCTCTCATTTAATGAATAACTCTTTATCTTTAATATTGTCTTTTATATGTTAAATCTTTGAGTAATAACTTAATGAATCAATTAGTTTAATGGCAATATGAAATCATGACAATAGAAAAAATATTGTATGAAAATCTTACTCCAAACGTTTTGCAAGTTCAGTAACACGTTTTCCAAGATTTTTTGAGGTTTCAATTCCTATTTCATCATTCATGGTATCACCTTTAGGACCCCCAACACCTGTTCCCCCGTAATGAGCCATTGGTGCACCATCTCCAACAACAATTGCATCATGGATTAAGAGAAAATCTTGAATAACTGAGATTGTACTTTCCTGTCCACCATTTCTTGAACCGCCAACAGCTATGGATCCTCCAACTTTGTCTTTTAATTTAAAAGATCCCCTAAGTGGTCTTGATCTATCGATAAACATCTTCAACTGTGATGTTACACTTCCAAAGTAAACAGGACTGCCAATGATCATTCCATTACATTCCATTAACTTTTCTGTTATTTCCCTCATATCATCGTATATTGCACATTCTCCAGTTGCCTTACATATATCACAAGCAACACAAGGTTCAATATTTAATGATCCCAAATTTATAATTTCAGTTTCTGCTCCTGCTTCCTCAGCAGATTTTAAAGCTGTTTCAACGAGGAAAGATGTGTTTCCATCAGTTCTTGGACTTCCTGAGATTCCTATAATCTTAACCATATAATATGCCTCCATAACAAATTCATAAATTTATAATAGATTTTTTATAACAGTTTCTAAATTTACTATCCAATACTATTAATCCAATTGATAATTAAATATTATATAAAGACCTTTCAAAATTAGAAAGATTAATAAATAGTGAACAGGAAAAATTGATTCTTAATTCTCTTTTACTAAAAATTTAATGAATAACACAAATTAAAGGATAAAAATGAAAAATAATAGTGTATACAAACCTCTTAAGGTCCAAAAAAAGGTTCTAGAAATAGTTGATGAATGTTTTAAGAAGGAAAATAATGGGGACATGGATGCCAGAAGTGTTGCATTCGATGATTTAAAGGAATTTTTAATCGAAACAGGTGATGGTTCTTACACCATTAAATCTGAAGTTTCAGAAGGATCATCCGAGACAATGCATACACATCATGGTGGGCTTGATGAATCCCTTGAAAAATATGTTAAACCCTCCCATCTTACAGAAAAGAAGGATGTTCATGTACTAGACATATGCAGTGGACTGGGATACACCACAGCAGTTTGTCTGGAATATCTAAACAACGAGACAAATCCTGAAATCTGTATCGATATGGTTGAAATATCACCATTAACCCTTGCAACTGGACTGATTATTCCAAGCCCTGTTAAATCACATGAAATTGTTAAAAAGGCAATCGAAGATAAATTATTTTCCACAGGATTTTTAAAATTCCGAACTATCAAAGAAAAAATCCCCGATAACATCAAATTAAATATTCACATTACAGATGCAAGAGAACTAGTTAAAAATTACGGTTTTACAAAAGAAACTTCACAAAATCCAGCTAAAGAAAGTGTGAATAGCAATGAATCAATTGATAAATCAAATACTTATGATGCAATATTTTTAGCACCATTTTCACCAGGTATTTCACCAGAACTATATTCCCTAGAATTTTTAAAAGGACTTAAATCCATGCTTAAAAATGATGGCATGTTTTTAACATATACCGCTGCATCAGCTGTGAGATATGCCATAATAAAAACTGGTTTATACGTTGGTGAGGGTCCAAGATTCGGTAGAAGTGGTGGAACACTTGCATCACCTTTACTTGTAAACATTGAAAAACCATTATCATCTAGAGATGAAAGAATGGTTGCATTATCAGACGCTGGAACTCCATTTAGAGATTTTACATTGAATGATTCGAGTATTGAAATATCTGAAAGAAGGCAAAATGAACGTAAAATTGCTAGAAAAGACTATAAATTTGCATCCACAGTCAAAAGTCCCATTTATCTTTGTAATGACATAAAAATTGAGGATCGTTTAATGCGTCGAGTTCTTAAAGACATAAGAAGGCTTGGATTTGAAGATCTGGAATCTGAAAAATCTAAATATATTGTTTGCCCACAGTACAGAGAGTGTATATGTGGTAGTAAATGTGAACCATTAGAAAATTCCAGCGAACGTGTGATTGAAATGGAGAAAAGATTAAATAAAATAATGGAATATGGTAATATCCCGGAGTAAATCGATTATATCAAAAAAAAGTTCTTTAATAATTTTTTTTAAATGAATAAATATAGTATAAAAAATATATGATCAACTGATACCACTAAAATCTAATTAAAAAATTCATAAATTATGTTAATACAATAAAAAATTTTTTACAAAAATAATCTTCATAGATATTGACTGAAATTCACAGTAGTAAATTTGAAATAATGGATTAAAAAAATAGAATTTTACAATTAAAACAGGAAGAGATTTATTAGAATGATTCGCCTGTTATTTAACTGTTTAAATACTATTTATCATAATATATTACCAATGAAATTTTATATTTATATTCAAAAAAAGGTGAAAGAATTTTGAACTTCGAAATAAAAAATAAAGATGCAATGGGAAGGATTGGAATACTCACAACACCCCATGGAAAGATTAGAACACCTGCACTCATGCCTGTTGTACATCCTGGAAAACAAACCATTGATGTAAAGGAATATGGAGCAGAAATTGTAATCACCAATGCATATATAATGTATAAAAATGAAGATCTTAGAGCCAAAGTGCTAGAAGAAGGTGTTCATGAACTCATAGACTTCCCAGGACCCATTGTAACTGATTCAGGATCATTCCAACTTTCAGAGTATGGTGATATTGATGTTAATAATCAGGAAATAATAGAGTTTCAAGCATTGATTGGAACAGATATTGGGACTTCACTTGATATACCAACACCACCATTTGTTAAAAGAGAAAGAGCAGAAAAAGAACTCGAAATTACAATTGAAAGGGCAATAGAATCACTTGAAGTGCGAGGTGATCTAATGCTCAACTCTGTTGTTCAAGGTTCAACCTTTGCTGATCTAAGATCCAAGTGTGCTGAAACAATTGGAGCCATGGGATTTGATGTTTATCCCATAGGTGCTGTTGTTCCATTGATGGAATCTTACAGATATTCAGAACTTGTTGATGTTGTTATGGCTTCTGTTAAAAATCTTCCAGATTCAAAACCAAGACATCTAATGGGTGCTGGTCATCCAATGGTCTTTGCACTTGCTGTTAGTATGGGATGCGATCTATTTGATTCGGCAGCTTACATACTGTATGCACAGGATGATAGGTTAATGATGCCAACAGGAACATTTAAACTTGCAAATCTTGTTGAAATGCCATGTTCATGTCCAGTGTGTATCAATTACACTCCTGAAGATTTGAGGAGTATGAAAAAGAATGATCGAATGAAATTAATTGCAGAGCATAATTTGCATATAAGCTTTGCAGAGATACGTAAAATTAAACAGTCCATTGTTGATGGAACTTTGATGGAACTGGTTGAGCAGAGGTGTAGAGTCCATCCTTACCTGCTTGATGCTTTAAGAAATCTTAAAAAGTACACATCGTTGATTGAGGAGTATGATCCATCTAGTAAAAATTCGGCATTTTTTTATTCGGGTCCGGAATCCCTTGCAAGAGCGGAAATTCAAAGACATCTGTCAAGGATCGATAGACTTCCCAAAAAAAAGAATCTTCTACTACTTCCAAGGAGTAGGAAACCCTACTCTAAACATATCCGAAATGATTTGGGCAAATTTTACACCAAACATATCCAAGGGGACAGTATAGTTGATCCTGATGAGCTTTTCAATGATCTTCAAGTCGCAGTTGTGGATGTGCCATTTGCTGTGATACCGCTTGAAATCGATGAGGTTTATCCGCTTGCACAGAATGAAGCCCCTATAATAACCGATGAAGACTCTAAGAAGTTTATTAAAGAAGAACTGGAAAAGTATATGAATGGTTTTGATAATGTTGTTATCAGTTCAAAGATTCTAGATCGATTTGATATGTACACTATTGAACTTGAACCGGGAAGGGATTTATCTGAAAACCCTGTTAGAGTATACAGTCTCGAAGAATATGAATTAGATTCATTTAAAATAGATCTGGATGATAGGGAAAAAATTAATTGTATTGCAGATTACCAGTTTGGAGCTGGATCTGGAAAAGCTCTATTCCCTGGTGAAGTTAAAATAGTTAAAAGTCGGAAAACAGGTAAAATAAGACATATATATGAAGAGGATGTTCTAATAGCAACTTTAAGAGCTACTGATAGTGTTTTTGTGCTGGACAGGGATGGTGCAAGAAGACTTCATTCCCATATTGATTATCCTGAAAAAAGGGTTGTTGTGAATGCTGATGCCGACCCATTTGCAAGAGAAGGAAAAAGTATATTTGCTAAATTCGTTATAGATTGTGATATAAATATAAGAACTAATGATGAAGTTTTGATCGTTAATGAAAAGGATGAATTACTTGCCTTTGGTAAGTCAATTTTATGCGGTCATGAAATAATGGATTTCAACACAGGACAAGCTGTTAAGACAAGGAAAGGAGGAATTTAATGTTACCTGGCGCAGGAATGAACCCTAAACAATTAAAGCAAATGCAAAGAGCAATGAAACAGATGGGCATGGATCAAAAGGATATAAAGGGAGTTACAGAGGTTGTCATTAAATTTAAAAATAAAGAAATCATTATAAACAGTCCTAAAGTGAACTTAATGGATTTTATGGGACAACAAACCTACCAGATAACTGGTAAGATAACCGAACAGAAAATAGAATCTGAATTAATTATCCCTGATGATGATATTGATCTTGTAAGTACTCAAACTGGAGTATCAAAGGAAAAGGCTCTTGAAACTTTGAAAGAAACACAGGGAGATCTGGCGGAGGCCATATTGAGGTTAAGTTAAATGCCTTTTATTGCACATATATCAGATTTACACGTTGGATCCTTCAACTTCAAGGAAGAGCTCATTATAAATGCAATTGATGAGCTCAACAACATCCATCCCGATGTGACCATAATTACCGGAGACATAACAGAAAATGGATACTACCTTGAATTTCAGGAAGTAATCAGATACCTGGATCAAATAAAATCCCCAATAATTGTAGTGCCAGGAAACCATGATGCACGACATGTAGGGAATGAATCCTTTGAAGTAATAATAAAAAAAAGATACGGAACATTAAAAGACAAAAAACATGGTTTAAAAGTAATCGGATTAGATAGTAGCGAACCCGACCTTGATTATGGTAGAGTAGGTAGATCCCAGCAAAATTTTATGGAAAAAGAACTGAAAAAAGCAGATGAAGAAAATCTTTACAAGATCATAGCGCTCCATCATCACATAATTCCAGTGCCAAAAACTGGTCGGGAAAGAAATGTATTAAGTGATGCTGGAGATATACTATTATCACTTATGAAAGGAAGAGCTGATTTAGTTCTTTCGGGACATAAACATATGCCACATGTTTGGATGATGGAAAATTCAGCCTTTATAACTGCCGGAACTGTGTCATCACTCAAGTTAAGAGGAAAAACACTTTCCTCCTTCAACACTATAAATATAGAAGAGGAGTTCATTGAAATAATCTTGAACCGTGCAGATGGAACACATAAATGTCTTGCAAAATATGAAAACACTTGTTTAGGTGATTAATTGAAAGTTATTATAGATGCATCAAATGTAGCACACTTTGGAAAGGATAAGGAAGGGAAAAAACCAAGTTTAGAAAACCTTCTAAAGGCTGTGGAAGCCCTTGATAAATTAGGTTATGAACCATTTCCAATAGCAGATGCATCCCTGAGGCATGAGATAGATGAAAAAGATAAGTTCAATGATCTCCTTGATGAAGGTAATGTACATCAGGTTCCATCAGGAACAAATGCAGATCATTTCATACTCAAAATGGCAGATGAAGAGGATACAAAAATACTTTCAAATGATAATTTCAGGGAGTTCCACGATGAATTTCATGATATTAACAACAGAAGAATTCCATTCAACTTCATTGATGGTAATATATCAATTGGATCATCATCAAAGCCAAAAAAGGTAAAGAATATACTCCAAAAGATATGCACCCAAATGCTTAATGACTTCGAGAAAAAGGGTCTGGATTCTTATAAACTGAAAAAAAATAAGAAGTTAAGTGGAATTGCAGTTGCAAAAGAAGCTATAGATAGAATATCAAAAACCAATGAAGATGGTTTTGATTCTAAAATTGAAGGTATTTTCTTGAAAATTCCTCTCTTTGATAAAGTAATGGGAATGGTTGAAGATGCAGAAAAAACGAGTGACTTTATAATATTCGTGCTTGTAAGTCCAAGAGATTATAAGGACGCTGTAAAAAATGCAGGAAATATTGCGGTAACAGTGGGTGACAGGTTAAAACTTGATCATGCACCCTTGGTTGCTGTTCGAAATGATCTCTTTACTAAACCAGGATCATTTGAACTCAACATTATCTATTCGGATGAAATACTTGAAGAATCTCCCTACAATGTTAATATAACCATAAACGACCATGATTACTCCTTTGTAAAGAAAAATTCGAGAAATATTGCAAGTACAGTTGCAGCAAGGCTTGGAACATGGAAATTCCCTATAGTATCTGTTAAGCCCAGTATGCTAATGGAAAAACCAGGACACTTTGACATAACATTAGAGAAGGGAGGAGAAAAGTAAATGGTTATGGATTACATTTCACGAGCCATATTTGGTTTTTTAATTAAAAACAAAGTTTTAAGCATTGGAACCAAGTATTATCCAACGAACGATATGGAACGGGAATACGTTGCAATGATAAATTATACCCGTACAATGCTCCTTGAAATCGAAACGGCCCATATAACCACGCAGAATATTTTTAATAATGTTCTAAGCGAAGTAGGGGTAGGAAATATCCCTGAAAACAGGAAATTTCTTGAAATAGAACCTGCAGAAAATAAGGTTAATGAATATGCTCTTTTGAGCAATATAATCATGGGTAGCGATAGATACCTATATGTTGAGGTATTTAAAAGCGATAGAAAAATAATAGATGAATTTGTTGACCATATAAAGAAAGAAAATGGTCTTATTGTTGAGAGAAGCTCAACAGAAATAGTATCAAAATTATTATCAAAAAATGATGCAATAAGGGTAGGAATAGAATTAATATCCATTGGAATGGACAAAGAAATGGATGTAAGGGTTGCAGTTGGAATGACCGGTGCTGCTGCAATTGAAAGATCAATAAATTTAAATAAG from Methanobacterium spitsbergense includes the following:
- a CDS encoding glycosyltransferase family 2 protein; translation: MKQKVSIIILNWNGWEDTIECLESLYQVDYPDYDVIVVDNGSQIESVEMLKKYASGDLSVESDFFVYNEFNKPINIFEYTAKGLKSLQIINENYNNLNSNNKLILIKNEINSGFSEGNNIGIKFSLQFLNSDYILLLNNDTVVDKNFLNELVKFADTDHKAGIVGPMVNYYDKPDKTAYIGHNVNLCNGRISDPPIIDVNNPKSVQIDYVVGCGLLIKRRVIDDIGLLDPNYFLYYEDADWCLRAKKHGYDIFYVPKSKIWHKIPSEEIRSLSSYYYGNRNSFLLIKKNRDSFNLFCYIQLFINKLIFALYLMVKGKSNASNMVMHAVYDAIRDDYGYKKLE
- a CDS encoding glycosyltransferase family 4 protein yields the protein MQIDYINGPKTDKIFGMSKYQIEIHKRLDVKLNIIEYESIMHNLEKRYSHPLKSNLENKPDTQTHEDSKLKNFFVEIGRTTLKNIDRYRYKIKVQNNIKKQNIKHITSQENAYLLNSIKTNRSVVTCYDLIPWAFEKNHSRLWKSNMSGLKKADRIMTISEFSKDEIIKYLNYPKERIHIVSAAVDHDLYHKKRNKDILIQHNIPKDQKFILYVGSETPRQNLNFLLRSLAKLKKKLPGIKLLKIGDPQSYGARKQLLNTIRELDLQNNVIFLGYVSEEELPKWYNASDLLVYPCLYAGFGLPPLEAMACGTPVITSNTSSLPEVVDDAGIMVDPNDDNALELNMYNVLTQDDLTQKLTEKGLKRSKIFTWDNAAKETQEVYDSL
- a CDS encoding glycosyltransferase family 4 protein, with amino-acid sequence MKIGYFIGHFPYVNLVNTPDYIKKYAHGGTEIAAYNLAVNMANRGNSVDVFTTSIDSIDSLEIYPNMKIHRNATSFKIASANASFKLIYKPLKYDLDIVHAHSPIPYSDLPALLYAKRKKVPFLLTYQFDGQETGGSFMRNTGVSIYNKLFINKVLGSAEVIIATTKAYANESPFLRKYKDKIVVIPNGINIPEVTTPYTREESRINLGLPLEDNIILFFGSLVQYKGPDILLKAFKTVKKEFPNTKLIFAGRGQMFDYLSDLAKKLGVENNVVFTGFVEDEKKPLYYKSADIFCLPSTTMAESFGIVNLEAMAAGIPIVASDLGGIPDIVKHGENGLLAKPCNVQNLADALTYLLKNEDIRKNFGNKGREMVDNYSWDKIAKETEELYRSILQNW
- a CDS encoding DUF2304 domain-containing protein, with translation MIEIYQIIAIFLGILAMVLSILRFRDGKMSLGMLFAWIIIWLVIIFISIYPNTTNYFAIYTGIGRGLDFALILGLLLSFYLIFKMYNKIETIEEELTDLVRELAIQQNNIKTDDKQDIEDDSDLKNNIK
- a CDS encoding glycosyltransferase family 2 protein, with the translated sequence MKIFVVVPAYNEEKTITKVIIDLIEMGFEFVVVDDGSKDDTYNIASNIIKKYNKGLICKHLLNRGLGAALKTGIEASLMEDADVIVTFDADGQHDPNDILKVSKPVINDEADVTVGIRDFKEMPSSKKFGNRVMNLITLIFYGINVNDSQSGLRAFNRKAAETIIINARDYGVSSEIIGEVKRHNLRLIEVPIKTIYTEYSMTKGTNTDEGLKILVKLIINILK
- a CDS encoding flavodoxin family protein; translated protein: MVKIIGISGSPRTDGNTSFLVETALKSAEEAGAETEIINLGSLNIEPCVACDICKATGECAIYDDMREITEKLMECNGMIIGSPVYFGSVTSQLKMFIDRSRPLRGSFKLKDKVGGSIAVGGSRNGGQESTISVIQDFLLIHDAIVVGDGAPMAHYGGTGVGGPKGDTMNDEIGIETSKNLGKRVTELAKRLE
- a CDS encoding MnmC family methyltransferase, whose protein sequence is MKNNSVYKPLKVQKKVLEIVDECFKKENNGDMDARSVAFDDLKEFLIETGDGSYTIKSEVSEGSSETMHTHHGGLDESLEKYVKPSHLTEKKDVHVLDICSGLGYTTAVCLEYLNNETNPEICIDMVEISPLTLATGLIIPSPVKSHEIVKKAIEDKLFSTGFLKFRTIKEKIPDNIKLNIHITDARELVKNYGFTKETSQNPAKESVNSNESIDKSNTYDAIFLAPFSPGISPELYSLEFLKGLKSMLKNDGMFLTYTAASAVRYAIIKTGLYVGEGPRFGRSGGTLASPLLVNIEKPLSSRDERMVALSDAGTPFRDFTLNDSSIEISERRQNERKIARKDYKFASTVKSPIYLCNDIKIEDRLMRRVLKDIRRLGFEDLESEKSKYIVCPQYRECICGSKCEPLENSSERVIEMEKRLNKIMEYGNIPE
- the tgtA gene encoding tRNA guanosine(15) transglycosylase TgtA, yielding MGRIGILTTPHGKIRTPALMPVVHPGKQTIDVKEYGAEIVITNAYIMYKNEDLRAKVLEEGVHELIDFPGPIVTDSGSFQLSEYGDIDVNNQEIIEFQALIGTDIGTSLDIPTPPFVKRERAEKELEITIERAIESLEVRGDLMLNSVVQGSTFADLRSKCAETIGAMGFDVYPIGAVVPLMESYRYSELVDVVMASVKNLPDSKPRHLMGAGHPMVFALAVSMGCDLFDSAAYILYAQDDRLMMPTGTFKLANLVEMPCSCPVCINYTPEDLRSMKKNDRMKLIAEHNLHISFAEIRKIKQSIVDGTLMELVEQRCRVHPYLLDALRNLKKYTSLIEEYDPSSKNSAFFYSGPESLARAEIQRHLSRIDRLPKKKNLLLLPRSRKPYSKHIRNDLGKFYTKHIQGDSIVDPDELFNDLQVAVVDVPFAVIPLEIDEVYPLAQNEAPIITDEDSKKFIKEELEKYMNGFDNVVISSKILDRFDMYTIELEPGRDLSENPVRVYSLEEYELDSFKIDLDDREKINCIADYQFGAGSGKALFPGEVKIVKSRKTGKIRHIYEEDVLIATLRATDSVFVLDRDGARRLHSHIDYPEKRVVVNADADPFAREGKSIFAKFVIDCDINIRTNDEVLIVNEKDELLAFGKSILCGHEIMDFNTGQAVKTRKGGI
- a CDS encoding nascent polypeptide-associated complex protein gives rise to the protein MLPGAGMNPKQLKQMQRAMKQMGMDQKDIKGVTEVVIKFKNKEIIINSPKVNLMDFMGQQTYQITGKITEQKIESELIIPDDDIDLVSTQTGVSKEKALETLKETQGDLAEAILRLS
- a CDS encoding metallophosphoesterase family protein, with protein sequence MPFIAHISDLHVGSFNFKEELIINAIDELNNIHPDVTIITGDITENGYYLEFQEVIRYLDQIKSPIIVVPGNHDARHVGNESFEVIIKKRYGTLKDKKHGLKVIGLDSSEPDLDYGRVGRSQQNFMEKELKKADEENLYKIIALHHHIIPVPKTGRERNVLSDAGDILLSLMKGRADLVLSGHKHMPHVWMMENSAFITAGTVSSLKLRGKTLSSFNTINIEEEFIEIILNRADGTHKCLAKYENTCLGD